AGCGGGTTCATTTTGGCCATCCGGTCGATCAACTCCTGAGTCTTGCCTTCGAGAAACAGGTCGGTGGCGACAGGGCCCGGCGCCACGGCATTCACCGTGACCCCGCGCCCGCGCATTTCCTGCGCGAGAACCTGGGTCAGGCCTTCGACGGCCGCTTTCGTTGCGATGTAAGGCCCGTAAGACGGCAAGCGCATGCCGATGACGCTCGAGGAGACGTTGATGATCCGCCCACCGTCTCGCACGCGCTTGGCGGCCTCCCGGCAGACGTTGAACGTGCCGTTAAGATTGATGGCGACCAGCTGGCCGAAGTCCTGGTCGCTGAATTGGGCGATGGGTGCCAGCTTCATGATGCCGGCGTTGTTGACGACCACGTCAATCCCGCCGAATGCCTTGTCGGCTGCGTCGAACATGGCCTCGACAGCACCGCTGTCCGCCACGTCGGCCTGCGCGGCGATCGCCTCCCCGCCCGCCTGGGCGATCCGGTTCACCACGTCCTGTGCGGCGGCCGCGTTGCCGGCATAGTTGACCACGGTCCTGAAGCCGTCTGCCGCAAGCCGCAGGGCCAGAAGGGCTCCGATGCCGCGAGATGCGCCTGTGACCAGAGCGTTTTTACCGTGACTGCTCATGTGAGTGCCCTTTCCAACGAATGGCTCGATGGCAGGAGTACCCCTCTTGTCACCCGCATAAAAATGCATACTGATCAGGGAAAGAATGACTGAAAGTATGGCTCGTGGCCTTCGATAGTCGCTTGTTGAATGGGATCGGCGTGGTTTCGGCCGTTGTTGAAGCTGGCAGCTTCGCGCGCGCGGGCGAAGCGCTGGGGCTGACGCAACCCGCCGTCAGCCGCGCCGTAGCCCGTCTGGAACAGCGGATCGGCATTCGGATCTTCAATCGGACGGCGCGGTCCATTTCGCTGACCGACGAAGGCCGGCGGTATTACGAGGCGGTTGCGCCTCTCATTGCAGGCATTGAAGACGCCACCCTGAGCGCCGGCCGCGCCAAGGCGCTGGTTCGCGGGCGGCTGAGGGTGAATGTGGACGGCGCCTTTGGGCATTTCGTGCTCACGCGACGGCTCGGCGCGTTCCTGGACCAGTATCCGGATCTGGCGGTCGACGTGGCAGTGCGCGACGCTATGGGCGATCTCGTCGGGGATGGTTTCGATGTCGCCGTCCGTTTCGGGTATCCGGAGCCCTCCAACCTCAGAGCGGAGCTTTTGCTGGAGACGCGCGTGCTGACGTGCGCGTCCGCAAGCTATATCGCCCGTTACGGAGCGCCGTCTCACCCGCGAGATCTGGTGAATGGCCACCAGTGCGTTCTTCTGCGCGATCCCTCGACGGGACGTCCATACGAATGGGAGTTCAGCCGGGGAGGCGAGACCATCCCGTTCCAGGCAAGCGGGCGCCTCATGGTCCATGACACCGGCTCGCTGATCGGCGGGTGCCTCGGCGGCATCGGGATGGCGCAACTGCTCGAGCTCTATGCAGAGAACTTGCTCGGGGAGGGAAAACTCGTGCAGATGCTGCCCGAGTGGTCGGACGAAACCTTTCCCCTCTACGCCTATCATCGTGCGTCCAACCTCGTGTCTGCCAAGGTCAGCGCGTTTCTCTCCTTCGTGCGGCAGATCACGAGGTAATCCGCCAACGTGCGCAACGCGAGCAGGGCGGCGGCGCGGAACGTTTGCCCATGCGCTGCCCTGGACGGCCCGCAGGCGCCGAGGCGATAGCCGGCCGTGGGCGTGATTGCCGCCGCCGGCCCTCGCGGGCAATCCGGCAGGGGATCGGCCGGCGGGGTCAGGCGGCCCGGATCGTGCCGAGGAAGCGTCGCATCTGGGTTTCCAGGTGCGATGCCTGTTCGGAGAGGGTGGCTGACGCGGACAGCACCTCTGAGGCCGCCGTGCCCGTCTGGTCGGCGGTGCGGGCGACGTCCGCGATATGGCTGGTCACCGTGTTGGTGCCCGTGGCGGCCTGATCGACGTTGCGGACGATCTCCTTGGTCGCGACGCCCTGCTGCTCCACGGCGGCGGAAATTCCTGTCGCCACGTCGCTCATCTGGCGGATCTGGTTGCTGACGTTCTCGATCACCTGCACCGCATGTTCGGTGGTGCGCTGGATGGCGCTGATCTGGGCCTCGATCTCCTCCGTGGCCTTGCCGGTCTGGCTGGCAAGGTCTTTCACCTCGGAGGCCACGACCGCGAAGCCCTTGCCAGCGTCGCCCGCCCGCGCGGCCTCGATGGTGGCGTTGAGGGCGAGGAGGTTGGTCTTGGAGGCGATGTTGGAGATGAGGCCGATGAAGTCGCCGATGCGTGAGGCCGCCTGGGCGAGTTCGCGGATCACCTCCCCGGTGCGGGCGGCCTCGGCCACGGCGCTGGCCGAGAGGCTGGCGGACTGCTCCACCTGGCGGGAGATTTCATCGACGGACGCTCCCAGTTCCTCCGCCGAGGAGGCCACCATCACCACATTGGTGGACGCCTGTTCGGCCGCCGCAGCCACGGCGGTCGAGCGCGATGAGGTCTCCTGCGCCGTGGTCGACATGCTGCGCGCAGTCTGGTGGAGCGCGTCCGATGAGGTGGAGACGTTGCGGATGATGCCGCCGACCGCCTGCTCGAACTCGTCCGCGAGCGCCTGCATCGCCTGATGCCGCTCGGCCTCCGCGCGCTCGCGGGTCTCGGCATTCTCGCGTTCCAGGTCTGCGTTGCGGGCCATCTCCTCCCGGAACACCAGCACCGCCTGGGCCATGGCGCCGACCTCGTCGGAACGATCGGTGTCGCTTACCGTCACCGCAAGATCGCCGGCGGCGAGGCTCTTCATGACCGTGGTCATGCGCTCCAGCGGTCGGGTCACCCGCCGGGTGACGACGACGATCATCGCGATCCCGAACACGGCGGAGAGGAGAAGCAGCCCGCTCTGGATCAGCAGGGAGCGGAAGGCATCCGCCTGCCGGTTCTGCGCATGTTGCTCGGCAAGGTCGAGGGCGGTCTGCGCCACGGCCTGGAAATAGGCGAGCTTGGACACGGCCAGCGGCGTCCATTCCTCAGCGGTGATGCCGGGCGGCGTCCCCGCCATGAGCGCCTTGAGGGTGTTCAGGCGCAGGTCCATGAAGGTGGGGCTGAAGAACTCCCGCTTGGCGGCCTCGATCCGGCTGCTCAGTTGGTCCGGCAGCGGCATGCTGGCTGCGAACTCGACGAGGACAGCCCAGGTGCTGTCGATCTGGCTGGTGAGGGTGGCATAGCGTTGCAGGGGCTCCTTCACCAGCGGCTGCCCGGCCAGCGGATTGGACACCAGCAGCGCCGTGTCGCCCGCCGCGTTCCGCGTGGTCCAGGCCAGCTGCTTGATCTGGAACAACTGGTCCACATAGGGATCCTGGAGCTTCACCGACTTGACGAGCTGGGCCGAGATGCGGTCGAGCAGCTCCAGCAGTGCTGCGGTTTCCCGGTTGTAGTCAGTCAACAGGGAGGGGCGGCGTTCGGCTTTCGGGCGGGAGAGCGCGGCGGTAGATTCCGTGTGAAGGTCCGCCAGGCGGCTGATCGCACCCTGGAGACTTGTCGCCAAATCCTCGTGTCCGGCGAAATCAAGGGTCCGAAGCCCCGCGAGGGTTGCGTTGAGCGCCGGCATTTCGGCCTTGCGGGAGGTTTCCAGCTGCGGCGTCAGGGTCGCGAAAACCCGATCCGCCGGCAGGTCGCGCAGTGCCGACGCCCGGTCAAGGCGCAAGTTGTGGAGGGAAGTGAAGACGTCCTGAGAGACGCGGGTTACTGCGGAAATGCGGGCTGCCGTTGCATAGGAGCGGGCGGATTCCCACGCTCCACTGGCCAGAACGGTCACCAGACCGAGCGCCAGGAGGGCGATGACCCAGGTGAGCAGAGCCTTGACGGAGAAGCGCTTGAACATGCCGATGATCCAATCAGAACGATGGCGGCTGAGGGCGAGGCGTGCTGCCGCCTGAGGTGTGCGCTGTGAGCGAATGTTCGAACGGTGACAGTTTGCTTCGATAAAAATCAGCCTGACAGATTATCATTGCGGGAGGCTGGAAAGCCGAAGAATGTCTCGGGGTTCTCAACCAGCAACCTCTGCTTGAGCGCAGGCGTGATGGCGATGTGATCAACGAAATCCACCAGAGTCCCGTCGTCGGGCATGGGGCCGGACAGGTTCACATGCGGCCAGTCGCTGCCCCACAGCGCCCGCTCCGGCGCGTGGTCCAGCAGGCTGCGCGCGTAGGGGACGACGTCCTCATAGGGGGGCCCGGCATGCGAGAGGCGGTCGGCACCGCTGAGCTTCACCCAGACGCGACCGGTGTCCAGCAGCCGGAACAGGGCCTCTCGGACCGGCGCGAGATCCTGCCGGATATCCGGGCGGGCCATGTGATCAATTACCACGCGTGTCGGCAGTCCGGAGATGAAGTCCCGGTAACGCGCGATGTCGGTACCGGTCACGTGGATGGCGACGTGCCAGCCGAGCCCGGCCACGCGCCGGGCAGCAGCGGCCACAGCCTCAAGGTCGGGTGCCCCGCCGAGGTGGGACAGGAAGCTGAAGCGCACCCCGCAAATGCCTGCCCTGTCGTAGGTTCTGATCTCGGCATCGCTCGTGTCGGGCCTGATCAGCGCGACGCCGCGATAGCGGGCCGGCTCGCGTTCCAGCGCGTCGAGGAGAGGGCGGTGATCGAAGCCGTGGCCCTGGCTCTGGACGAGGATGGCACGGGAAATGCCCATCCGCTCGTGCAGCGCGCGCAGGGCCGTTTCCGGGACCTCGGATGGCGTGAAACTGCGGTCATCGGGCAGGGGGAAACGGGCGAACGGGCCGTAGATGTGGCAATGGGCGTCGCAGGCGCCGGCGGGTGGCCGTCGCGCCGGAAGGCTTGGGTCAGGATTGGGCGGCGGGCAGGGTGTGAGGGGAGCGCTCATGTCAGTCACACCGGGCGCTCATGCCGCCATCGACGACGATCTCCGTGCCGGTCACGAAACGGGCCTCGTCCGAGGCAAGGAACAGGGCAGCGGCCGCGGTGTCGCGGCCGTCGCCCATGAAGCCGAGCGGGATGCGGGCAAGGCGGGACTGGAGCAGGACATCCACGTCGCCGCCGGCCCTTTGTCCCGCAAGTCGGGCCTCGACCATGGGCGTGTGCATCTGGCCCGGCACTACGGTGTTCACGCGGATGTTGCGCTTGGCATATTGCACGGCGACCACGCGGGAAAACTGGATCACGCCGGCCTTGGAGGAGGCGTAGCCCACCTGCGCCGCGCCGGTCCAGCGGATGCCGGAGGTCGAGGCCGTGTTGACGATGGCGCCGCCGCCCTGCGCCTCCATCACAGGGAGCACATGCTTGCAGGTGAGATAGACGCTCTTGAGATTGAAATCGATCTGCCGGTCCCACTGCTCCTCGGAGAGTTCCACCGGGCCGCCGGGCGCCGAACCGCCCACGTTGTTCACGAGAATATCGGCCCGCCCGAAGGTGGAGAGGCAGGCGGACACCATGTCCGCCACCGCCGCGCTATCCGTGACGTCGCAGGCGTAGGGCGCGATGGTGCCGCCCTCGGCGCGGGCGCGGTCCAGCGTCTCTTCCATGCTGTCGCGGTTCTTGTCCACCGCGAACACGCTAGCGCCCTCGCGGGCGAACAGCACGGCAGCGGCGCGCCCGTTGCCCCAGCCGGGGCCGACGCAGCCGGCGCCGGTGACGATGGCAACCTTGTTGGCGAGCCGTCCGCTCATGGTCTTGCCTTACGCTTCCAGGGCAGACGTCTCGCCCTCGGGCAGGCCGATGTCGAAGACGTTGAGGGTGAAGGCCACCAGCGTGTAGTAGCCAAGGAGGCCCACCAGATCGACCACGCCCTTCTCGCCAAGGGCGGCGGTGGCGCGGGCGTAGAGGGCGTCGGTCGCACGTCCGCTTTCCACCACGGAGCGGCTGAAATCATGCACCACCCGTGCCGCCGCGCTGTCGAGCGGCGGCGTCTCGCGATTGGCGATGGCGGTGATGACCTGCTGCGACAGGCCCGCCTTCAGCCCCTCGCGGGCGTGGGCATACCATTCGAAGTGCGAGGTCCAGCGGCGGGCCACGACAAGGATGGCCAGCTCCGACAGGTCCGGCGGCAGGCTGGTGTCGTAACGCACGAAGGCTCCGAGATGCTGCGCGCGCCGGCCCAGCTCCGGGCTGTGCAGCCAGGCGCGGAGGGGCGCGGGAACGCGGCCGCGCTTGCCCGAGATGGCCTCTTCCGCCACCGCCCGCTGCTCGGGCGTCATCTCGTCCAGGGGGAGATCCTTGATCCTCATGCCGCGCCTCTCTTCAGAAAGGTAGCCAGCGCCGCGTTGAAGGCGCCTGGCTGCTCAATATTGGGCAGGTGGCCGGCATCGGGGATCTCGACGAATCGGCCGTCCGGCACGGCCTCGGCGAGGCCAGCCAGGGTTTTCGGCAGCGCGCCGTCCGCCGCGCCGGCAAGCATGAGTGCGGGGCAGGCGAGGGCCGTAAGGCCCGGCCGGAAATCGAAGCGTTGGAGCGCGCGCACCGCGCGCAGGAAGCCGTCGAGGGGCGTCGCCGCTATCATGCCCGCCACGCGGCGGACACCCTCTCCGTTCGTCTCGACGCTGGCGGGCTGGAACCAGCGCGCGATGGTGGGGTCCGCGAGCCCGGCCATGCCTTGGGTGCGGGCGAGGGCGATCCGCTCCTCCCACGCTTGTGCGCCACCCGTCGGTGTCGCCGCCTGACCGTCCGCCATCACGAGGCTGGCCACGCGCCGAGGCTGCGCGAGGGCCGCACCGAGACATGTCGCGGCGCCCATGGAGATGCCGACGAGATGGGTGCGCGCGATGCCGAGTGCATCCATGAGGCCGATCAGATCGGCGGCAAGACGCTCCATGGTGCAGTCTTCGGCCGGGATGCCCGTCCGCCCGTGACCCCGCTGGTCATAGCGCAGGATGCGGAAGCTTTCCCCGAACGCGGCCGCCTGATCGTCCCATAGGGACAGGTCGGTCATAAGGGAATTGCTGAACACCAGCCAGTGCGCGCCCTCGGGGCCGTCCACCCGGTAATGGAAGGTCAGTCCGTCGATCTCGATGCTGTTGGGGTTGGCTCGGGGCATCGGCTCAACCCCGGAAATAGGGGGCATAGAGATTGAACATCTGCGCCCCGATGCCGGCCACCGACGCGAGTGCGCTCCGCAGGGGCTCAAAGCCCTGCGGAGCGGCAAATTCAGCGATCAGCCAGAGGCTGGTCTTTTCGCTCTCCGACTGGCGGAAGACGCGGGCTTGCAGCGCATCAGGCAGAGCCTGCGCTGCCGCGCGCAAGGCCTCAGCGAAGGGCGTTTCCTCCCCGGAGGGATGATAGCGGGCCAAGAGCAGGCCGGCCGCCTGACCGAGCGGCAGGGTCAGCGCGTTGCCCGGCAGGATCTGCCGCGCCACCACGCGCTGCCGCCCCATGGTTCGCGGCAGGATGCGCTTGCTCCAGGGCGTGGAATTGGCAGCGGAAACAGCGTGATACTCGGGCGTGGCGAGCGCCGCCGTGGAGGCTAGATCGTATATGGCGAGCCAGCGGGGCCAGCCGGCAAGGCAGACCCAGCGCGAGGCGGTTTCGAAGCCCGGCAGCGCCCGGCGTTGCGGAAAGTGCTCGGTGTCGTACCAGTCGTTGAACTCTTCTTCCAGGCTCGCCGGAGGCTCCATGGTGACGAGGAGGAGTCCCTTGGGGTCGGTCATCATCGCCTCCTGATCAGGCTCGCATCAGCGCGTCGCGGGTCACGCTGGCGAAGAAGTGCCGCAGATGCGTGGCCATCGCCTCGGGGGCCTGAACCGGCATGATGTGGCCACTGTCGATCTCCGCATAAATGGCACGCGGCAGTTGCGCCGAG
The Azorhizobium caulinodans ORS 571 genome window above contains:
- a CDS encoding amidohydrolase family protein, coding for MSAPLTPCPPPNPDPSLPARRPPAGACDAHCHIYGPFARFPLPDDRSFTPSEVPETALRALHERMGISRAILVQSQGHGFDHRPLLDALEREPARYRGVALIRPDTSDAEIRTYDRAGICGVRFSFLSHLGGAPDLEAVAAAARRVAGLGWHVAIHVTGTDIARYRDFISGLPTRVVIDHMARPDIRQDLAPVREALFRLLDTGRVWVKLSGADRLSHAGPPYEDVVPYARSLLDHAPERALWGSDWPHVNLSGPMPDDGTLVDFVDHIAITPALKQRLLVENPETFFGFPASRNDNLSG
- a CDS encoding carboxymuconolactone decarboxylase family protein, with the protein product MRIKDLPLDEMTPEQRAVAEEAISGKRGRVPAPLRAWLHSPELGRRAQHLGAFVRYDTSLPPDLSELAILVVARRWTSHFEWYAHAREGLKAGLSQQVITAIANRETPPLDSAAARVVHDFSRSVVESGRATDALYARATAALGEKGVVDLVGLLGYYTLVAFTLNVFDIGLPEGETSALEA
- a CDS encoding DUF4286 family protein: MTDPKGLLLVTMEPPASLEEEFNDWYDTEHFPQRRALPGFETASRWVCLAGWPRWLAIYDLASTAALATPEYHAVSAANSTPWSKRILPRTMGRQRVVARQILPGNALTLPLGQAAGLLLARYHPSGEETPFAEALRAAAQALPDALQARVFRQSESEKTSLWLIAEFAAPQGFEPLRSALASVAGIGAQMFNLYAPYFRG
- a CDS encoding alpha/beta fold hydrolase; the protein is MPRANPNSIEIDGLTFHYRVDGPEGAHWLVFSNSLMTDLSLWDDQAAAFGESFRILRYDQRGHGRTGIPAEDCTMERLAADLIGLMDALGIARTHLVGISMGAATCLGAALAQPRRVASLVMADGQAATPTGGAQAWEERIALARTQGMAGLADPTIARWFQPASVETNGEGVRRVAGMIAATPLDGFLRAVRALQRFDFRPGLTALACPALMLAGAADGALPKTLAGLAEAVPDGRFVEIPDAGHLPNIEQPGAFNAALATFLKRGAA
- a CDS encoding methyl-accepting chemotaxis protein, whose protein sequence is MFKRFSVKALLTWVIALLALGLVTVLASGAWESARSYATAARISAVTRVSQDVFTSLHNLRLDRASALRDLPADRVFATLTPQLETSRKAEMPALNATLAGLRTLDFAGHEDLATSLQGAISRLADLHTESTAALSRPKAERRPSLLTDYNRETAALLELLDRISAQLVKSVKLQDPYVDQLFQIKQLAWTTRNAAGDTALLVSNPLAGQPLVKEPLQRYATLTSQIDSTWAVLVEFAASMPLPDQLSSRIEAAKREFFSPTFMDLRLNTLKALMAGTPPGITAEEWTPLAVSKLAYFQAVAQTALDLAEQHAQNRQADAFRSLLIQSGLLLLSAVFGIAMIVVVTRRVTRPLERMTTVMKSLAAGDLAVTVSDTDRSDEVGAMAQAVLVFREEMARNADLERENAETRERAEAERHQAMQALADEFEQAVGGIIRNVSTSSDALHQTARSMSTTAQETSSRSTAVAAAAEQASTNVVMVASSAEELGASVDEISRQVEQSASLSASAVAEAARTGEVIRELAQAASRIGDFIGLISNIASKTNLLALNATIEAARAGDAGKGFAVVASEVKDLASQTGKATEEIEAQISAIQRTTEHAVQVIENVSNQIRQMSDVATGISAAVEQQGVATKEIVRNVDQAATGTNTVTSHIADVARTADQTGTAASEVLSASATLSEQASHLETQMRRFLGTIRAA
- a CDS encoding SDR family NAD(P)-dependent oxidoreductase translates to MSGRLANKVAIVTGAGCVGPGWGNGRAAAVLFAREGASVFAVDKNRDSMEETLDRARAEGGTIAPYACDVTDSAAVADMVSACLSTFGRADILVNNVGGSAPGGPVELSEEQWDRQIDFNLKSVYLTCKHVLPVMEAQGGGAIVNTASTSGIRWTGAAQVGYASSKAGVIQFSRVVAVQYAKRNIRVNTVVPGQMHTPMVEARLAGQRAGGDVDVLLQSRLARIPLGFMGDGRDTAAAALFLASDEARFVTGTEIVVDGGMSARCD
- a CDS encoding SDR family oxidoreductase; this encodes MSSHGKNALVTGASRGIGALLALRLAADGFRTVVNYAGNAAAAQDVVNRIAQAGGEAIAAQADVADSGAVEAMFDAADKAFGGIDVVVNNAGIMKLAPIAQFSDQDFGQLVAINLNGTFNVCREAAKRVRDGGRIINVSSSVIGMRLPSYGPYIATKAAVEGLTQVLAQEMRGRGVTVNAVAPGPVATDLFLEGKTQELIDRMAKMNPLERLGQPEDIARVVAFLAGSESGWINGQIVRANGGMC
- a CDS encoding LysR family transcriptional regulator, which produces MAFDSRLLNGIGVVSAVVEAGSFARAGEALGLTQPAVSRAVARLEQRIGIRIFNRTARSISLTDEGRRYYEAVAPLIAGIEDATLSAGRAKALVRGRLRVNVDGAFGHFVLTRRLGAFLDQYPDLAVDVAVRDAMGDLVGDGFDVAVRFGYPEPSNLRAELLLETRVLTCASASYIARYGAPSHPRDLVNGHQCVLLRDPSTGRPYEWEFSRGGETIPFQASGRLMVHDTGSLIGGCLGGIGMAQLLELYAENLLGEGKLVQMLPEWSDETFPLYAYHRASNLVSAKVSAFLSFVRQITR